The region CGCCGGGACCAACCCAGGTTTTAGTCCAGGAACGGCTTACGATGCGGAGCACCACGAGGACGAGTAAGGCGAGACCGGCGTACATGATCCAGCCGTTGCGGTAGCTGCCGAAGTGCTGTTTGGAGTAGCTGAGGATCGTTGGTATGAGGGAGCCGCCCAGAGCGCCGATTTCACCGATCATGCCGCCAGCGATGGCTGTGGTCGTAGGCCAGCGCAAGGGAACGAGCTGGAAGGTGGCGCCGTTGCCCGCGCCGAGAGCGGCGAAGCACAGCATGAAAAGCAGCGTCGTGACGAGCAGAGAAGGCGTGGTCATGAGCCCGAACAGACCCGCGATGGCAATGAGGAAGACGACCGACAGTGTAGTGATGCCGCCTATCTTATCGGCGAAGTAGCCGCCGAGGACACGGGTAGCCGAGCCGGTGAAGGTTGCGAGGACGGTATACAAACCAGCTTGCACCTTGGTCATGTGAAACTGGCTGACATAGAACGTGGTGAGGAAGGTGGACAAGCCGATAAAGCCGCCGAAGGTGATGATGTAGACCATATTGAAATACCATCCGTCCGGCTGCCACAAGCACTGAAGATGCTGGGACAGGGACTGGTGTTCGACGTCAGGCGGTTCTTTGGCGAAGAAGATCATGACCAGCAGCGGGAGCATCATACAGCCGGCGGCGAAACCGTAGACATGTTGCCAGCCGAAGTGCATCGCGAGTTTGGGTGCAAACAGCGCGGCGAATGCGGTGCCGCTATTGCCTGCGCCGGCGATACCCATCGCAAGGCCTTTGTACTGTTGTGGGAACCAGCCGGAGCCGAGCGAGAGCGCGATGCCAAAGCTGCCGCCTGCGATACCAAGTAGGACGCCCATGGCGAGCACAGAGTGGAAGGTGTGGACAAAGAAGTAGCCATAGAGCAAGGCGAGCACAATGCAACTCATCTCGATGATGGCTGCCATCTTGCGCCCGATGTACTGCGACAGCACGCCGAGAGGGAAACGCATGAGGGCGCCAGCGAGAATGGGAACGGAGATCATGGTGCCGGTCTGGATCGGTGTCAGGTGGAACTGTTCGGTGATGAAGGGCCCCATAACGCCGTTGAGGACCCAGATGGCGAAGGAGAAATCGAAATAGAGAAAGGCGGCGAGAAGGGTGGGCGGATGTCCGGACTTCATGAAGATCTTGTAGCTTGCCATGATGTGTCTTCCTCGATGGGGATGTGTGGATCGGGTAGAGCTTCGGGCTTCTGCCCGTGCGACGTCATGGTCGCTGGAGTGAGGAGCCGTCTGTACTGCCTGGTGCCAAACACCGGCAGTCGTGGCCGGGGAATCTTGGGTGAAGGGTCGGTGGGCTGAAACCGCCTGAAGTACGCCGTAATCTTTTACTGCGAACTGCTCTTCTGCACGCGCACCGCGCACTGCTTAAAGTTGGGCTCGCGGCTGATAGGGTCGAAGGCACCGAGCGTGACGCGATTGGAGTTCGTCTCCGCAAAGTGGAATGGCATAAAGACCTGCCCGGGCGCAATGATTGAGGTGATGCGGAGCTCGAGTCCGCTGACATTAGATCGTCGACTCGTGACGGTGACCTTGTCGTGGGCGCGCAACTGCAGGCGCTTGGCGTCGACTGGGTTCATCTCCAGCCATGCGTTGGGAACCATCTTGTTCAGCATGTCCACCTGGGCGGTCTTGGTGCGGGTGTGCCAATGCTCGACCGTGCGGCCGGTATTCAGAATGAAGTCATACTCTTCATTGGGCTGCTCAAGGAAAGGATCGCAAGGTACGTTGTGAAGAATGGCACGGCCGTCGGCCGTAGGAAAGGCGCCGTCAGCATAGAGTCGTTCTCCGCCCCACTGGATGCCACCGGCGTCTTCAATCTCTTTCCACGAGTACGGACTGTAGTCGCAGAGACGCCCGGCGGAGACGCGCTGCCACTCCGCGTAGGCGTCGGCTGTAGTCTGCCACCCGGGGTAAAGGCGGTCGCGGACGCCAAGGCGTTCCGCAAGGGCAAGGAAGATATCGAAGTCGGACCGAGCCTCGCCTGGCGGCGTGACGATGCAGTTGACCTTGGAAATACGCCGTTCGGAGTTGGTATAGGTACCTTCCTTCTCTCCCCAGATAGCGGCCGGCAGGACGAGGTGGGCGAAGTCCGAAGTAGGTGTAGGGTGGAAGCCATCCTGGACGACGACGAACTCTACGGACTCAAGCGCTTGTTTGAGCAGCTCGTAGTTTGGGAAGGAGACCACTGGATTCGTCGCAATGAACCAGAGTGCCTTGATCTTGCCTGTAACCGCGCCTTCGATGATGTCCGGGTAAGCCATGCCGCGGGCTTTGGGAATCTCTTCCGCATCGATACCCCAAATCTGAGCAAGCTCTTCGCGGTGTTCCGGGTTGTCGAACTTGCGATAACCAGGAAGAGCTGAGGTGAAACCGGATTCGCGCGTGCCCATGGCGTTGCATTGGCCGGTGATGGAAAACGGCGCGGCGCCCGCACGGCCGATGTGGCCGGTGATGAGTGCAAGATTGTTGATCGCTGCGACGGTCACCGCACCTTGCGTCGAGTGGTTGACCCCCATCGTCCAGCCGATGAAGCCCGCCCTGGCCCGTCCGTACAGGTGCGCGACCTTGGTGATCTTCTCCACCGAAAGCCCTGTAATCTCGCTGACGTGCTGCGGCGTGAAGGCCGCAACGTAGGCGGCAAATGCATCGTAGTTGATCGTATGCGCAGCAATGTAGTTGGAGTCGGTGAGCCCGTCGCGAATCAGGATGTGTGCGATGCCGTTGATCAGCGCAATGTCGCCGCGCGGTTTGATGGCCAGGTGTATGTCGGCCATCATGGCAGTCTTGGTCACGCGCGGGTCCACCACGATCAGCGTGCGGCCCGGGCGCTTGTCGGGCCCTTCGCCGACACGTGTGCAAAGGATCGGGTGGTTATCGGCGATGTTCGAGCCGATGAGCAAGACGACATCGGCTGTAGACATATCGGCGTAGCTGCCGGGCGGCCCGTCGGAGCCAAAGGAAAGCTTGTAACCGGAGACGGCAGATGCCATGCAGAGCGTCGTATTCCCGTCGTTGTTCGGTGTGCGAAACCCCAATTGCACCAGCTTGCCAAGCGTGTAGTACTCCTCGGTCAGCAACTGGCCGGTCCCGACGACGCCGAGCGAGCCAAGGCCGTGCCGTCCCTGGATATTCGCGATGCGTTCGACCATGGTCGACAGGGCTTCATCCCAGGAGACGGGCTCCAGCTTGCCGTTCTTGCGCAAGAGCGGCAGCTTGGCGCGCCCAGGGCCGTCGAGAATATGGTGTTCGCTGAGTCCCTTGGGGCAGAGCTTGCCGCGGTTGACGGGATGATCCGGGTTGCCGCGAGCGGCCACGGCTTTGCCATCTTTCACACCGACGAGCATGCCGCAGCCAACCGAGCAGTAGCCACAGGTGGTCTTGACCCACGTATCGGCGACGCGTGCTGTGGATACCTTGCCGTACAAGGGATCCTGGGCATATGAATATTTCTCCTGTGCGGTATCGATGCCGACGAGTCGCTTGAAGCGATGAACGATGCTCATGCATGAGCTCCCGCAGGGCGTGACCGCACAAAGGTGAGTGCCATGTTGAGCGGCACGACCGTGACGAAGAACAGGTAACGCGATAGCAGCACGGAAGCGAACGCGAGGCCCAGGGCGATGGGTGCGGAGCCATCCGCAGTGGCGATCAGTGCAAACAGCAGCAGCAGAACGCAGCCGGCGGCGACCGGCCAGGTCGCGTCGCCTGAAAGCAGCGCCCATGCCGCGCGCGCTTCAAACGCGGCAGCGCGGCGCAGGCGAACCGCCCGAACGGTCTGGTTGATCAACCAGCTGCCCGCGCATAGCAGGATGAGCGCAAGGGCATTGGGGGTCGCCGTGGCAAAGGTCGGGAAGATTGGCAGGCGGAGCGTCGTACCGGCCAGAGCCGCAGCGAGGAGACTGCCGAGCAGAGCCGCCGTGAGGATAAAGTCGGCCGGCGTGTGGGCCGTATTCCACGCGGGGCGCGCCTTCACCAGGTAGATCGCGGCGCTTGCCAGCGTGCCGAGCACCCCCAGGATGGCAGCGGTGAGCGAGAGGGCCAGAGGCAACGCAATGGGGAGGACTACGCCATATTCTCGTGCAGCGGCCGCAACCGTTGCAGCCGCGAGCGCAGCGAAGAAGAGGGTAAACAGCAGCACCTCGCGGCTCAGCCAGGA is a window of Granulicella tundricola MP5ACTX9 DNA encoding:
- a CDS encoding MFS transporter; translation: MASYKIFMKSGHPPTLLAAFLYFDFSFAIWVLNGVMGPFITEQFHLTPIQTGTMISVPILAGALMRFPLGVLSQYIGRKMAAIIEMSCIVLALLYGYFFVHTFHSVLAMGVLLGIAGGSFGIALSLGSGWFPQQYKGLAMGIAGAGNSGTAFAALFAPKLAMHFGWQHVYGFAAGCMMLPLLVMIFFAKEPPDVEHQSLSQHLQCLWQPDGWYFNMVYIITFGGFIGLSTFLTTFYVSQFHMTKVQAGLYTVLATFTGSATRVLGGYFADKIGGITTLSVVFLIAIAGLFGLMTTPSLLVTTLLFMLCFAALGAGNGATFQLVPLRWPTTTAIAGGMIGEIGALGGSLIPTILSYSKQHFGSYRNGWIMYAGLALLVLVVLRIVSRSWTKTWVGPGGRALTSSRVIDGPVMVSAEGATFAAD
- a CDS encoding molybdopterin oxidoreductase family protein; this encodes MSIVHRFKRLVGIDTAQEKYSYAQDPLYGKVSTARVADTWVKTTCGYCSVGCGMLVGVKDGKAVAARGNPDHPVNRGKLCPKGLSEHHILDGPGRAKLPLLRKNGKLEPVSWDEALSTMVERIANIQGRHGLGSLGVVGTGQLLTEEYYTLGKLVQLGFRTPNNDGNTTLCMASAVSGYKLSFGSDGPPGSYADMSTADVVLLIGSNIADNHPILCTRVGEGPDKRPGRTLIVVDPRVTKTAMMADIHLAIKPRGDIALINGIAHILIRDGLTDSNYIAAHTINYDAFAAYVAAFTPQHVSEITGLSVEKITKVAHLYGRARAGFIGWTMGVNHSTQGAVTVAAINNLALITGHIGRAGAAPFSITGQCNAMGTRESGFTSALPGYRKFDNPEHREELAQIWGIDAEEIPKARGMAYPDIIEGAVTGKIKALWFIATNPVVSFPNYELLKQALESVEFVVVQDGFHPTPTSDFAHLVLPAAIWGEKEGTYTNSERRISKVNCIVTPPGEARSDFDIFLALAERLGVRDRLYPGWQTTADAYAEWQRVSAGRLCDYSPYSWKEIEDAGGIQWGGERLYADGAFPTADGRAILHNVPCDPFLEQPNEEYDFILNTGRTVEHWHTRTKTAQVDMLNKMVPNAWLEMNPVDAKRLQLRAHDKVTVTSRRSNVSGLELRITSIIAPGQVFMPFHFAETNSNRVTLGAFDPISREPNFKQCAVRVQKSSSQ